A single genomic interval of Paracoccus aestuarii harbors:
- a CDS encoding DUF3408 domain-containing protein has protein sequence MAKTAAISVRVSQETKEAVEKAASNDDRSVASYIDRLLVQHLKDTGYLPT, from the coding sequence ATGGCGAAAACAGCAGCAATATCCGTCCGAGTTTCGCAGGAAACCAAGGAAGCTGTCGAAAAGGCGGCAAGCAATGACGACCGTTCAGTCGCATCGTATATCGACCGTCTTCTTGTTCAGCACCTGAAGGACACCGGTTACCTTCCGACGTGA
- a CDS encoding exonuclease domain-containing protein — MPPFGFDAPCSRPAARKKAIHQSGYRCYVGLSRRHFVPAYQCRVLRKGISVSVFSWLFDRPSSKQTDPRPDASRLAPMPAPAPDRSRFGHADRIPSGRFRFIAIDVETACSDAASICQIGIACVDQGDRIETFSMLVNPRMRFDPFNIRLHGIGPDHVEAAPCFTDAIEMLMPLLDPHHLVQHSNFDRQAVTAACRSCGRDVPDWKWADSVTIARRAWPELKGNGGHGLANLKKRLKLDFHHHDAGEDARAAAMVVLHAERQLGLPFEDLLKSPPRKTYAAKVTLEGEPAGALAGSVVVFTGALQMPRTEAATRAAQAGMCVRAGVTKQTTHLVVGDQDLTVLAGHNKSSKHRKAEEMRDAGHPIRIIGESAFRELVADACPDHGKR; from the coding sequence ATGCCCCCTTTCGGTTTCGACGCGCCTTGTTCCCGGCCCGCGGCGAGGAAGAAGGCCATCCACCAATCCGGCTATCGATGTTACGTTGGCCTTAGCCGTCGCCATTTTGTTCCGGCCTATCAATGCCGCGTTTTGAGGAAGGGTATTTCAGTGTCCGTATTCAGTTGGCTGTTCGACCGTCCCTCCTCCAAGCAGACCGACCCGCGTCCCGATGCCAGTCGGCTGGCACCGATGCCCGCACCCGCGCCGGACAGATCCCGCTTCGGCCATGCGGACAGGATCCCCTCCGGTCGCTTCCGGTTCATCGCGATCGACGTCGAGACCGCCTGCAGCGATGCGGCCAGCATCTGCCAGATCGGCATCGCCTGCGTGGACCAGGGTGACCGGATCGAGACCTTCTCGATGCTGGTCAACCCGCGCATGCGCTTCGACCCGTTCAACATCCGGCTGCACGGGATCGGCCCTGACCATGTAGAGGCTGCGCCTTGCTTCACGGATGCCATCGAGATGCTGATGCCGCTCCTCGACCCGCATCACTTGGTCCAGCACAGCAATTTCGACAGGCAGGCCGTGACGGCCGCCTGCCGCAGCTGCGGGCGGGACGTGCCGGATTGGAAGTGGGCGGACAGCGTGACGATCGCCCGGCGGGCCTGGCCCGAGCTGAAGGGGAATGGCGGGCATGGGCTGGCGAACCTCAAGAAGAGGCTGAAGCTGGACTTCCACCATCATGACGCGGGCGAGGATGCACGGGCAGCGGCGATGGTCGTGCTTCATGCCGAGCGCCAGCTGGGGCTGCCCTTTGAGGATCTGCTGAAGTCCCCACCACGCAAGACCTACGCCGCCAAGGTGACCCTGGAGGGCGAGCCGGCCGGTGCGCTGGCGGGTTCCGTCGTGGTCTTCACGGGCGCCCTGCAGATGCCGCGGACCGAGGCCGCCACGCGGGCCGCGCAGGCGGGGATGTGCGTGCGGGCCGGGGTGACGAAGCAGACCACGCATCTGGTGGTCGGTGATCAGGACCTGACCGTTCTGGCCGGTCACAACAAGAGCAGCAAGCACCGCAAGGCCGAAGAGATGCGGGACGCGGGCCACCCGATCCGGATCATCGGGGAAAGTGCGTTTCGAGAGCTGGTCGCTGACGCATGTCCGGATCACGGCAAACGGTGA
- a CDS encoding thermonuclease family protein, with translation MKQKRRRKAKNTPGLKGWLAALAIVAALFVIGDSNPQLRQMLEGMIQEIITGEPPTQRHAGSVRVLDGDTLDVAGTRVRLFGIDAPETAQTCTRGGRQWNCGAEATQALATQIGGQDVTCEERDIDRYGRVVGICHAGTRDLNAWMVRNGWAVAYRRYGGDIYDADEIVARVAQRGVWSGSFVMPWDWRRGER, from the coding sequence ATGAAGCAGAAACGTCGCCGCAAGGCCAAGAACACTCCCGGGCTCAAAGGGTGGCTGGCCGCTCTGGCGATCGTCGCCGCGCTTTTCGTGATCGGCGACAGCAATCCGCAGCTTCGGCAGATGCTCGAGGGCATGATACAGGAGATCATCACGGGGGAGCCGCCGACGCAGCGCCATGCAGGCAGCGTTCGGGTTCTCGATGGTGATACATTGGACGTGGCGGGGACGCGAGTGCGCCTCTTCGGGATCGATGCGCCCGAGACCGCTCAAACCTGCACGCGTGGCGGCCGCCAATGGAACTGCGGCGCGGAGGCGACGCAGGCGCTTGCAACCCAGATCGGCGGACAGGATGTCACCTGCGAAGAGCGGGACATTGACCGTTATGGCCGCGTGGTGGGCATCTGTCATGCGGGCACGCGCGATCTGAATGCCTGGATGGTTCGGAATGGCTGGGCCGTCGCATACCGGCGCTATGGAGGTGACATCTATGATGCCGATGAGATCGTGGCACGGGTCGCGCAGCGGGGTGTCTGGAGCGGCAGCTTCGTGATGCCTTGGGATTGGCGGCGCGGCGAGCGGTAG
- a CDS encoding inositol monophosphatase family protein, giving the protein MSDLDRLMAAAICLADLAADIAADAWRSDIVVDYKPNGSSVTPADLLIEERWRSEIRRQFPSHGILGEEYGPQAGTSAFTWVLDPIDGTRQFGAGLLNYASLIAVCRDGVPVLGIIDTPVPHARYAAAAGQGALFAGRQIRSSMRTDMTGAVISLANPDSFSDETAFGYEALRSTGRVRVHDGGALAYGALARGRVDACINGDDLDAYDICALCPVVQEAGGVITDWRGEPLTLASRGGIVASASPELHAKVLERLQGSL; this is encoded by the coding sequence ATGTCGGACCTTGATCGTCTCATGGCGGCCGCGATCTGCTTGGCCGATCTGGCTGCAGACATCGCCGCCGATGCATGGCGCAGCGATATCGTGGTAGACTACAAGCCGAATGGCTCGTCCGTGACCCCGGCGGACCTGCTGATCGAGGAACGATGGCGCAGCGAGATCAGGCGGCAGTTCCCGTCGCACGGCATTCTGGGGGAGGAATATGGCCCTCAGGCGGGGACCAGCGCCTTCACATGGGTGTTGGATCCGATCGACGGAACCCGTCAGTTCGGAGCCGGGCTTTTGAACTACGCGTCTCTCATCGCTGTCTGCAGGGACGGCGTGCCGGTTCTGGGGATCATCGATACGCCGGTTCCGCACGCCCGCTATGCGGCTGCAGCCGGTCAAGGCGCGCTGTTCGCCGGACGCCAAATTCGCAGCAGTATGCGGACCGACATGACGGGCGCCGTCATCAGCCTGGCGAACCCGGACAGCTTCAGCGATGAAACCGCCTTCGGATACGAAGCGCTGCGCTCAACGGGCCGCGTGCGGGTCCATGATGGGGGCGCCTTGGCTTATGGTGCCCTTGCCAGGGGACGCGTCGACGCCTGCATAAATGGCGACGATTTGGATGCGTATGACATCTGCGCCCTGTGCCCAGTGGTTCAGGAGGCCGGCGGAGTGATCACCGATTGGAGGGGAGAGCCCCTGACTCTTGCATCACGAGGGGGGATCGTTGCAAGCGCGTCACCCGAACTCCACGCCAAGGTGTTGGAGCGGCTGCAGGGTTCACTCTGA
- a CDS encoding GNAT family N-acetyltransferase: protein MTTIPTLVTDRLSLRPMQADDWPAYHRLMVSDRSVYMGGPFSEAVAWGMFCADHAQWSLFGCGALMIENRANGGCLGQVGINSGPLFPEFELGWFLYPEAEGQGFAHEAAVAMRLWSLGVRHIDTLVSYVDPGNRRSARLAERLGARLDHDARRPDPSDLVYRHYG from the coding sequence ATGACAACGATACCAACACTCGTCACGGATCGGCTGTCCCTCCGGCCAATGCAGGCAGACGATTGGCCCGCCTATCATCGCCTCATGGTATCCGACCGCTCGGTCTACATGGGCGGTCCGTTTTCGGAAGCTGTGGCCTGGGGAATGTTCTGTGCGGATCACGCCCAGTGGAGCCTGTTTGGCTGCGGCGCCCTGATGATCGAGAACAGGGCCAATGGCGGATGCCTGGGACAGGTGGGCATCAATTCAGGTCCGCTGTTTCCGGAATTCGAACTTGGATGGTTTCTTTACCCCGAGGCCGAGGGACAGGGCTTCGCCCATGAGGCGGCAGTTGCCATGCGCTTATGGAGCCTTGGGGTGCGACACATTGATACGCTGGTCAGCTATGTTGATCCTGGCAACCGGAGATCAGCCAGATTGGCGGAGCGCCTTGGCGCGAGACTGGATCACGACGCCCGCCGACCTGATCCTTCTGATCTGGTCTACAGACACTACGGATGA